A single Oncorhynchus kisutch isolate 150728-3 linkage group LG19, Okis_V2, whole genome shotgun sequence DNA region contains:
- the LOC109864672 gene encoding uncharacterized protein LOC109864672, with protein MGLDGLLSSSAWSEAASFSTPTTQQFTDPEPEGHNCYEGWEEDLLPEEREVPLLNLYLTTKRVEDIALRLVSLRQAFTTLLGSNLNRNHLFVAGKVLLGALDEAKFIRTYNDFVDYLSDPSKWNDIERELAEAKIHHVNMIDVLFELVLFGMMTAQKSLMVHPGGFVERLFALLYSFLPTAANMEPEADRYLLLLNVRVKRLLPVYFHILSVLPFYFLIYDDIFGQQLAWYFNPESLVTELSSLLEYHLESLMTSM; from the exons ATGGGGCTGGACGGGCTTCTCTCCTCTTCAGCGTGGTCGGAGGCTGCCTCCTTCTCTACGCCCACCACTCAGCAGTTCACTGACCCAGAGCCTGAGGGCCACAACTGCTATGAG ggctgggaggaggacctgctgcctgaggagagggaggttcctctgctaaa CCTCTACCTTACCACCAAGAGAGTGGAGGACATCGCCCTGAGGCTCGTCTCCCTGCGCCAGGCCTTCACT ACCCTGCTTGGTTCCAACCTGAACAGGAACCATCTGTTTGTGGCGGGAAAGGTCCTCCTGGGCGCACTG GACGAGGCCAAGTTCATCCGTACCTATAACGATTTTGTGGACTACCTGAGTGACCCCTCCAAGTGGAATGACATTGAGAGGGAGCTGGCTGAGGCAAAG ATCCATCATGTGAACATGATAGATGTCCTCTTTGAGCTGGTGCTGTTTGGGATGATGACAGCTCAGAAGTCCCTGATGGTG caccctggtgggttcgtggagcgtctgttcgctctcctgtactccttcctgCCCACTGCTGCCAACATGGAGCCAGAGGCTGACAGATACCTGCTGCTGCTCAATGTAAGAGTCAAGAGGTTACTTCCTGTTTACTTCCATATTCTTAGTGTACTTCCTTTTTACTTCCTTATTTATG ATGACATCTTTGGccagcagctggcctggtacttTAACCCAGAGTCGCtggtcactgagctctccagcctcctggagtacCACTTGGAGAGCCTCATGACCAGCATGTAG